In Phoenix dactylifera cultivar Barhee BC4 chromosome 1, palm_55x_up_171113_PBpolish2nd_filt_p, whole genome shotgun sequence, the genomic stretch GATCCTAGAAAATGATATGGAAGGTCCTGGACTCTGCTGATTCCTCATTTTATACTGCCAGACCATAACCAACTAAGAAGACTTTGCCATTCGATAGGTCTTACAGAGGTATAAAGAGCACTAGTTAGAGAAGTCACATGAAAATAGACAGATAACTATATCATCTGTTTGCAAGATTTGTTCTCTGAAATATGCTAGATAAACAAGTGCCTCATAAAATGAAGGTATAAGATGCTTGCTTTCTTTATTGTCAAAAGCTTTACTTTTGAGCAGTAAGATTTGGTTAAATAGGGCATAAATAATGTTGATTTTGCCTCCAGAATTTTCTGTACTTATGATGCCACTGAATCTCCACCTctccccccccctccctctctctctcttctctcctctctagCTTGAAAGGATAAATGATGAACAGAGACTCAGACTTCAGAAATCTGAACAAGCTCTTCAAGTGGCACAGGTTTGTTTGTACTTTCCAGGGTCACCATATGGTACCTCCCAGAATAAACACATGATGTTTGTTCTCACGGTAAAATAACCCTTTTCTCCTATTTTACAGGAGCAATTGGCAAAGACGCAATTAGAAGCAAGATCAAAATCAGACAAGTTGAGGGAGgtgagaatatgaatcataatgCTTTAGTTTCTTTTAGTACTTTCTGTAGCATTCAGTAATTAGACTTCCAACAAGTAACGATGGACCTAATCTCGAACTGATCAACAGCGAATGTTCATTAATTATCAAGGATACTTGATCACCTTATTTCCAGAAAGCAACTAAAGAATTTTATTGAATGTTCAACTGGAAACTTAACTATCGTCTGAGCAGTTCCCAGTATCAGAGGGAATATGAATAAAAGGTTCTGGTTCTATCTGTGGAGTAATTGTGAAATTAGAAGTTCATATGAAATTACAGATACATGAAATTGCCCTTAAAGCTTCCTTAAAATTATTTTGTTCCATATCTTCTGTCAGCTTGAGCAGAACCTTTATCTGAAATTCTGTTTGTCTGAACACAATAGCGAGTGTTTACCTGTTCCCTAATTCTTAAGTCAAGTATTTCCTCATTATATGGTGTTCCATGGTCGTCCTATAAGTCATCCTaaattaacaaaagaaaaaaccccTAAAACTTGCTTCAAAACCTACATAAACTCATTTAACAAAGTCACGCTAAACTATGTTTTTTTATCTACAACACGGTTGGCCTCATTTATTGTTTGAATGTATTATAACATCAGAATGATTGGGATTTGCTTCGTTCATGAAGAAACTAGTTAAAAATTTATGAACGTAAGTTTCTAGGTGTGACTGTGTTTATTACATCTTTAAGTACCTTCCTAAAAATTTGTCACATTCCAAATATTTAAAAACTTCAAATTATGTGGAGAACAGAAAAGGTGTTCTGAATTTATGATAGAAACATGCTAAACTTCATGAATCCAATTATTTTGTCTTTCCCCTTCCAAAAAAGAAGACCCATACatcccaagaatttgacatttcTAATTTAagtattattaaaataattttctgAACATTCTCCTGACTAAACCTATATTAACCTCCCTTTGGTTTTACACCCAGATATTTACACTTAAAAAGTCTCAGATTCTGAAAATTTCAACTTAAGGAAGAGTTAAAGGACATGAGTTTTAGAATCCTTTTGTTAACATACTGAAGCTGGTGATGGATTCTTTTAATCAGAGCTAGACTTTTTAGGGTAGCAACATGCATTCTTGTCTGACCTCTTAGAACCCTCAAATTCTGCCTTTAGTTGCATATATTTGGGTTGCCTTACTGGCTTACGTGGGAATTATTGCTTTCTATTCATTGTGCTTTCACAAGTAGTAAAAGCTTACTCAAGAGTGAGGTTAATATTCTATGTTTTTGTTCAGGTTCATGGGGCATGGCTACCACCTTGGCTGGCAAACCATATTGCTCGTTGTCAGGTTAACTTGTGCAGCTCATATTGAACAAgcctatgcatatatatatatatatatatatatatatatatatatatatatcctcagCTTAGCTCTTAGTTGGTTTTATTTGTGACTTGTAGGATCTTGCAGTGAGTCACTGGAATATGCATGGGAAACCTGCTTTGGATGTTTTCCTACAGAAGGTGCCCATGCTTGTCCTATCCAAAATCACATGACTTAATGGAGAAATTGTAATAAAATTGGGTCTGCAAGTCTTGTTTTTTTGACTACATCAGTGTTTTTATGTACATTATTTGAACATAATATTTTATAGATGTCTAATGTTTGCATGAGGTGACCGCTTCTTGGATCCGAAAATTTTTTCAGGCATCAGAGAAATCAACCCAGGCACAGAAATGGGTAGAACCCCACCTGGAAACTGCTAAAACAGTAAGTAGTTGCTAAATATACCTTATGAATATGATATTCCTATCAGATTTTAATATATGTTTGTGTACTATAAATTCTTTGATTGGAATATCATATTCATTGTGGAGCTTCATTTCTTATGTTTTTGCTGGAATTAATCATCTTCTGTGCTACTGTTGCAGTGGTATATAATGGAAGAcatttattgttatttatctgaacCTGTACCTATTCTATCATATATTCCTGCTAGTTTGTAGAtgactttattttttaaaaaacatgTCTCACTTTGTAGATATTATAAGTTTATTGAAGTTTCTTTgctcattttatttttgttctgTGAAGAAATGGATCCCTGCTGTCAAGGAACAATGGGTGACCTTGATAACTTATATTAGGCCCCATGTGCAAATGGTCTCTACTAAAGCTATCGAGGCTTATTGGGTGTGCACAAATACTGTTACACCTCATGTTGTGAAAGTAAAAGAACTTGCCGATCCTTATTTCCAGGTATCTTTCATGATGAATTTATGAACTGGCAACTATATGTCTTCTTTAAGGTTGTAACTTACAGCTTATGTGAAATGTCTATCATGATTATTGCGACTTGGTTTCTCATATAGACTGCTAAATTTTTGCCAGGAAGCTAAGAAATTTTCTAAACCATATGTTAACCAAGTCGCTGCTGTCAGCAAGCCTCATGTTGAGAACGTGCGTCTTGTTTTGAAACCTTACACAAAATATGTAGCCCATGCTTATGGAAAGTCGGTGGAATCAACGACTGCGTGTCATCATCAGGTATTCCTTTTTCAGTTGTTGCTTTACTCTAAGCCTACATTATTTGTTTTTAATTGGTTGAAATATTTCTTGTATTTTGAGACTTTGTGGGGCGCACTACATGGCTATTAGTTTTCGCCTGAATAAGCAAGTTAACATCTTGGATTATAACGATCATACCTTGcatatatttaattttgaatttgaacCGCCTTTTTTGACTTCTATTGAGATACTGTCTTGCGGAAGTGTGATTTCCTTAAAATGCCCCCACGTGCCTAAGTCAATGTAGTGTAGGTTTGTTACATGTTATAGTACAGAACATGCAAAGTAGGTCAAAGATATGATAGTGAAATATTTTTATGATGTTTTAGATTTGCAGATATGTATACATCGATAACAAGGATGTTGAATTGGCCTGCAGAATGTTTCTCTGATCTTTTACTGTGTGCGCTCCAAATGCATTGTAAAATATCAGATAAAGAATGAAAAGAAGTTTTAAAGCTGAGTGGATCACAAAGAACATCTTATAGGACTTGAGGAGGTTATTGTTTTATGCACTTGTATATGTTATTCAGTGAAAAGGCATAGCTATTTGTGTAAACTAGTGCTTATGATGAGGCATAGCTCTGAATTTCATGTAAATATCGTAATGTAAATAATCTATAATGTTATCAACCCCTTCAAGGGAAGGCAGTTGATGGCATTCAGTATGCAAACCTACTTCTGCTATAACTTCACTTTAAAAACTTCTAATTGTATTGTTCATCATCGGTAGATCAGTGCTTTCAGTATATGCAAAACAATGTATAAGACAATTATTTTTTACCGGGATTTGGAAACCTTACAGATATTGCTTGTCTTTTTATTGCATCTATATTTGtagaataattttagattaTCCATATGGGTATCCTAGATTAGTTATGAGATAAAGACATAATAAATTAGCTTCAGAGTGGTATACATATGcaatttctctctctccctgtgcgtgtgtgtgtgtatggtcATAATTTCTAATATAAATTGCAATATTCCCTTTTCTCTGAAGTTAAAGTAGTCTTTGTTTTGGTGAATCTAGAACACCTAGCATGTATCAGAGGATTTTTTCCCCATCCTGTAGGTTCAAGCTGCTGTCCATGAGAAATTAGTGAAGCATAAACTCACAAAACCTCTTGCAACTAAAGAGCTGGTGTGGTTCATGGTATGAAGTGCTCCATTTTTATCTGcagtaacctttttttttttttttttttaatatgagaGTTTGACCAAAAGAATGCATCTGTAAGACTTGTTCAATTTTATTATTGCAGGCCTCTGCTTTGTTGGTTTTACCTGTTTTCTGCATTTACAGAATCTTTTCATCCATATTCTGGTTAGTATTTTTGAACTATTTTTCTTTAGAGGCCCATCCCAATCTGTTCTGAGTCCGTTCATCTTTTTCACTTTTTTCTCATTTAAAACTTCTGAATTTTGTAGCAAAAAGACGAGGACCACACGGAATGCCAGTTCCCGTCATGCATCTCATAAACATAAAAGGAGGCATGCTGGCAAATAGAGTGAATCAAAGATATAGGTGAGCTTCTGCACTATTTTACACTCAAAGGTACAATTCATAGTCCCTTAAGTTGTTTGCATCATTTGTAGATCGAAACAGGGTCATTATTGCTATCTCTTCAAAATTGACTTCTTGATTAAACCTACGGACGTTGTAGGCTAACCAAGTTTTATCTAGTTAGTGTTTCTGTTTGAATTTGAAACAGTATTTTTAGAAGATAAAGCTTGCAATTTTGGTCTTGCTGTATATGCGTTGCTTTTACTTAAGCTTGATGATTTTGATGcttctctttcctccttttGATCCTGCAGATAATTTCCTGGTAATGAggagattttcttttgttatgctctttattattttcaatcaaaatttatttgatctttcagattcatctatatttcatatttgaatgggtatattgcATCCAAAACCATAAAAAGGAGAACTTCATTCATTAAGGCCGTATGTGACCTAAAAAAGGAAATGATTTGTGAGATGATTGCATGGAGCAAGATGCACCAGGATTTGAAGCTCCCAGCCTCCCCAATCTTTACAGCAGGAGTTCCTCAGATTGCCTTGCTCTAAGCAAATAATCTCACCAGAACATGACAAAGTTGCAAATGGAGTTTTTGCAATGTTTATGATATTTGCATCAtcttacccccccccccccccccccccaactttCGGGGGAAAAAAGATTCTTACATTATCGTCATAAGCAAAGCTCACCGTCTCAGTACCGCATCTTATATcggtaccatcctattatagtGTAGATATGCGGTTTGGTACGGTACAGCTCGGCGTACCAATTATTGATATGGTACGCTAcataccagttcggtaccgatATGATATGGTACGTCTGATATGGTAGGATGCCAACTGGCATGGCAAACCTTGGTCGTAAGCATCCTTTTTTACATTCGCCTATGTTGACTTATGTTGATTTTGAGAGCTTCTTCCGCCTCCACCCACACAGACTTAGTTGAGCATGCGAGAGCCGCTCCTAGCTACCCTGACATAAGAGTGATGTCATCAGCAAGTTggaagcagatcctgcagaggCTTCATACTGGCTAACATTGAATCAAGGCGTTTTGCTCTTTTCTTAAGTAAGAAATATCATTGACCGTCTTCTACCATAGAGCTAAAATAATATCAAATAGCAAACAAAGGCAAATGGGAATAATATGTGCATTGAGATAAGGGTACCTAATAAGACCATTTCATAAAAAAACCCTAAATTCTCCATATCAATAACATAAACATAGAAGTTAATGATGCCCAGCTCATATTTATTACATTCTGGATTTTTCGGGATGGTGGTAATAATCCATGAGAGAGCTCCTGTCCTCCTTttgatatgtatgtatgtatgttataCGACAAATCTTAAAAATCTCCTCTGTCAACTCAAAATTTAACTTATTTGGAAAATTCAGCTTATGCGTAGAAGTTATGAGCCAAGAACATGGATAATTGTTTTTCGTGCTTCAGAAGATGCTTGATTGTCTACCATCTGATAGTCTCTTAATTCGATCTGTTAAACTGTTACagtgtttcttttctttgaacACATTTAATACTTATATTTTATTTCCATGCAGGTCTGGTCCAGTTATGGGTGATAGGCCATGAATTCTGGGGTTCGGAGACACCCCACTGAAAGATGCTTTAACAGTCGTGTACGGAAAAAAATTTACGTTTTCTTCTTGACCTACATGTTTGAAATGTGCAGCTCCTATGCTCATAAGCGTTTCCTGGGATCGTGGATTGTGTgtcattttaaattattttcgtTTGGTGATATATTTGTTTGCTAGATCTATGTCAATATCTATTGCGAATGTGTGTAGATATATCACTGATTTAGGAAAAAATGGGGACTGAACGAATACTTTtctaaatactaatgtttactGCCACAAACTCAGACCAAATACCAAGGGCGCCATAGCGATCTCAGATAAAAATCTTCTAGTATTGGGAGGGGGTGTGCTGTGTAACTTGTGACTAAGTTTTTGCTGATCTTCAGATATAAATCTTCTGGTCTTGGGAGGCAGTGTGCTGTGTAACTTGTGATTAAGTTTTTGCTAATTATCACCTAGTGTCGGCAGACCACATGCCGTAATTAGATGAAAGATTGACTACCTACCAACTTTTTCATCGAAAAATGAACTAGTCTTGGCAGGCAACGTCGTGGGACCAGTAGCTATAATTTTCTGAAGCAAGGTTTTGGAACGTGCTGTTGTCATGTAATATCTGATGGTACCGcgagtttctttcttttcttttttttttttttaacttaagCAGGCTACTCATATTTTACATGTACGAATACATTCAATAAAGTTAAAAAACAAAATGTCACGGAGCGTTTGGAGCAACTCTCCTACAAGGTACTTCTAGAATAATTAGCCACATAAGCGGCCACCCCTACTACCTGTTTCTTCACCTAAAAAATGTTCAAatttttttggaagaaaaaaagttTATATGGTTTCTCATCAGCCTTGTTTTAAAACAtatattagttttttttatcGGCTTGCTTGCAGCTGTTAGCTCACGTCTTTGTATGCCCGGACTGGTTGGAACTCGCCATAACAAGTTTGTGTCATATGTGAACTTGTTCCGGGATTTGTTGGGACCGCGGTTACCAGGCTTTTTGTCAAATATGAGCCAGTCTCGGCAGGCAAGTTGCCGGGACAAGTCGAAGCTCGTCATTTCTTTTTAACATAAAACATTAGTCTTGGCAATCGCCTTGCTAGAAGTCTGACTATCCTGTGGCACGGTTTGCTAATATTTTATGGGGTTGAGGGGTTGTATTTCTCATTTTAGGATTCATTTTTCTCTgtggatttctttttttctattatggaaaatgagaaaaattctctgcattgtttttttttttttgtgagaacTCGATCTTGTCTTTATATAGCTATCATGACATTGTAAAAGACTAATGCTATTTTAAATTGAACTTAAGCCAATTTATGCAAGAGGACTCGGACAGAGGCAATGGTTTGCCCTTTAGGCCGTAGGTTTGTGCTATGTTTACTTTGGTTTAGCGAGAAAACGTTTGCCTATGAATGATACTGACAATTTTTATGTTTCTACTATTTTCTTGTTCGCTGAATTGTATTTGTTTACAAGTAAATTTTAGTTAATTTGCAATTAGTTTGTAACAGAGGTGTTAACTTCGGATTCCATTCCTATACCATGTTAGGACATCGATTTAGATACTTGGCTACCATGTTAAACTAAGGTGTATTCAGTAGAGGGCGATATTGCCAAACTTGGTGCCAGGCGTTGTTAATTGAGTGAAAATTTGCATCGTTAGATGCAGCATTAGCTAAATCTGCAGCATTTGAGTCAGCACAGGAACGTATGGAAACAATGTAGCAATGTAGCTGCgatgaattttttttgcatttgaCGGTGCTGGCTGTACCAGTGCTTGAAATCATATTTTTGATCTTCTGTCAGTTGGCTTATGGCCTGATGTCATAGTTTGTGGAATGGTGTTTGATTCTTGACTAATCAAATTATTTAAGCAACAGAGTGTTCTCTGTAATCGACGAAAGCTTAGTAGGAAGATCGAAATCCATCTTATTAAATGCATTGTTTAATCTCCGGTAAACAGAGAAAAAAAGCAATGATAACTCAAAATATTACACCACAATTTTAGGTATCAGATCCCCTGTGCTGCACTTCCAATAAGGAGTTCCAAAATGAACCCAAGTatcatcttttcttctttttaagtttaaCCCGTATTATCATATCATATCTGAGAACACAACAGGTTTCTTTGCTGAAGGAAAGCTCAACTCTTTTGGCACAAGAAGCTTATATTAGGCTCTCATGAGTCTCTTTTCCACTCAAACAAGGGGGCCAATAGTTCTCAAGCTCCACATTAGAATCCACATGAGGCAGCCATACCTCCATATCAGCACTTGAGAGGATACAGTTGGTCCATGCCTCCATGGCAGCCACCGTGGGATGGAGTAATCCAAGACCTGATGACAGCGTGAAGCTCCCAGCTGAACCAAACTGTGGCTGGCTCGGTGGGCTCAGGCCTAGAATTGCCTTAGATGGCCTTGTCAGCTCTGTATAGCCCTTTCTGCTGCCAGCCACTTGGTACGTCTTGGCCTGCGTCACTGATGGCATGAAGGCAGAACTCTTTTGAAGCTTTTGATGATCAGGCTGAGGCTGGCTGGGGAGGCATCTCTTCTCTCTGCAGCTCTTCTTGAATACTCGGCAGACCACCCACTCCTGTGGAGTTTAAGAAGTCTTGTAGAGAAACATGTGGTCGATGAATAgccaatattaattttttttgtttggaatcgaaattggaaagaaaaaatacggCGTTCCTGCCGGCGCAAAATCTTCCCCAGTGTTTTCATGTCCAGATAGTCGTATCATCAAAGTGGTTGCTGATTTCATTATTTCATTAGTTTGTCAGCCATATGTTTGGATACAGATCACTGTATATAATTGAGTCTAAGTTTAGAGCTTTTGATGGATTCATGGATGTTAATTCATTGATAAATAACTCTGAGGTGAAGTGAAGTCAATACTGATCGAGTTTTGGCATGGTGGAAGCTGACATAAACTAAAGGAAGATTCTTCAGTTCTCTGTCTGAATTATGGCTTTTGC encodes the following:
- the LOC103701468 gene encoding uncharacterized protein LOC103701468 encodes the protein MAASKIWMVSIVLSILVVGIRSDAEVEDGTVAEAWDSPLKPEIEQLKSKVAGLESSLSDRTDEVKRKEERIAQLEKIVEEKLATMASLQSEIELLQKKGVVDAQELVGRAGARADELEKQIEKLKNEIEAQTGKGDAFVARAGEAEKKVQELSLKLENLERINDEQRLRLQKSEQALQVAQEQLAKTQLEARSKSDKLREVHGAWLPPWLANHIARCQDLAVSHWNMHGKPALDVFLQKASEKSTQAQKWVEPHLETAKTKWIPAVKEQWVTLITYIRPHVQMVSTKAIEAYWVCTNTVTPHVVKVKELADPYFQEAKKFSKPYVNQVAAVSKPHVENVRLVLKPYTKYVAHAYGKSVESTTACHHQVQAAVHEKLVKHKLTKPLATKELVWFMASALLVLPVFCIYRIFSSIFCKKTRTTRNASSRHASHKHKRRHAGK